Below is a window of Myxococcales bacterium DNA.
ACACGCTTCTTGAAGGCTTCGAGGGTCGCTGGACCAATATCGAGGGCCAGCGTGCCATCGGGGACCTTGCCGACCTCGACCGTGGTGCCGGTCTCCGCGTCGGTGCTCGACGCCACGATGACGTCGCTGGGCAGCACGATGTCGATGCCCTTGTCGCGGGCTTTGTCGAGCAAGGTGCGGGCGGCGGCCAGGAAGTCTTTCTCGACCAGGCTCGCCTTCATGTCGTGGCCCTTGGCTGCGAGCAGCGTGTTGGCCATGGCGCCACCAATACAAATGGCCGTGCATTTTCCGAGCAACGACTCGATGACGCCGATCTTGTCGGTCACCTTTGCGCCGCCCAGCACCGCCACGAAGGGTTTCTCTGGCGCCTCCAGCACGCGCGACAGGTTCGAGACCTCGTTCTTCATCAAGAAGCCCATGGCGCGGACCTGCATCAGCCGCGGCAATGCTTCGACCGAGGCATGCGCGCGGTGGGCAGCGCCGAAGGCGTCGTTGACGTAGACCGTGCACAACGCCGCCAGCTCCTTGGCGAAGGCTTCGTCGTTCGCCTCTTCTTCGGCGTGGAAGCGCAGGTTCTCGAGCAGCACCACCTGCCCGTCCCGCAGATCTTGGACGACCTTCTTGGCGGCGTCCCCGACACAGTCATCGGGCACGTGCACCTCCCACCCCGTGAGCTCCGCCAGTCTCGCGCCCACCGGTTCGATGGAATACTGAGGCACCGGTTTGCCCTTGGGACGCCCCAGGTGGCTGGCGAGGATGACCTTGGCGCCCGCTTTTACCGCGTGCTCCACGGTCGGCAACGCTGCACGGATGCGCTCGTCGTCGGTGATCGCGCCAGTCTTCTTGTCGAGGGGGACGTTGAAGTCCACGCGAATGAAGACCTTCTGTCCGGCGAGCTCGAGCTCGTCGATGCAGCGGATGCCATCGAGCATTGCCATGGTGCGTCCTTCTCAGCTGAAAAGAGCGGGCCGCTCAGCCCTTCTTCACCATCAGCCGCATCAGGTCGATCATGCGGCAGGAGAAGCCCCACTCGTTGTCGTACCAGGAGAAGACCTTCGCCATGTTGTCGCCCATGGTCAGGGTCTGAGTCGAGTCGAACGCGCTCGATGCCGGGTGACCGATGAAGTCGCAGGAAACCAGCTCTTCGTCGATGTAGTAGAGGATGTCCTTGAGCGGCCCGCTCTCGGCGGCCTTTTTCATTGCCGCGTTGATGCTCGCGACGGTGACGGCCTTCTCCGTCACGACAGTGAGGTCGACCAAGGAGACGTCCACCGTCGGGACGCGGATCGCAGTGCCGTGGCACTTGCCCTTGAGCGCCGGGATCACCTCGGCGATGGCCTTCGCGGCGCCGGTGCTCGTCGGCACCATGCTGACCGCCGCGGCGCGTGCACGCCTCAAGTCACCCTTACGGTGCGGGAGATCGAGCAGGTTCTGGTCGTTGGTGTAGGCGTGAATCGTGGTCATGAACGCGTTTGCGATGCCGAACTCGTCC
It encodes the following:
- a CDS encoding phosphoglycerate kinase encodes the protein MLDGIRCIDELELAGQKVFIRVDFNVPLDKKTGAITDDERIRAALPTVEHAVKAGAKVILASHLGRPKGKPVPQYSIEPVGARLAELTGWEVHVPDDCVGDAAKKVVQDLRDGQVVLLENLRFHAEEEANDEAFAKELAALCTVYVNDAFGAAHRAHASVEALPRLMQVRAMGFLMKNEVSNLSRVLEAPEKPFVAVLGGAKVTDKIGVIESLLGKCTAICIGGAMANTLLAAKGHDMKASLVEKDFLAAARTLLDKARDKGIDIVLPSDVIVASSTDAETGTTVEVGKVPDGTLALDIGPATLEAFKKRVFDAKTIFWNGPMGLFENQAFAAGTNGMARALAEARGFTVVGGGDSASALRKAGEGLTQKISFVSTGGGAALELLEGQKLPGVEALRTTRA
- the gap gene encoding type I glyceraldehyde-3-phosphate dehydrogenase, which translates into the protein MATKIAINGFGRIGRCVLRALVQQKVTDVEVVAINDLVDTRTLAHLLKYDSVHRTFTAAPVGHKDTGISVGGRDIAVTAIRDPKDLPWKSQGVDIVLECTGLFTDKAKAVAHIEAGAKKVLISAPAKNHDLTVVMGVNDAEYDGAKHHVVSNGSCTTNCLAPVAKVLLDEFGIANAFMTTIHAYTNDQNLLDLPHRKGDLRRARAAAVSMVPTSTGAAKAIAEVIPALKGKCHGTAIRVPTVDVSLVDLTVVTEKAVTVASINAAMKKAAESGPLKDILYYIDEELVSCDFIGHPASSAFDSTQTLTMGDNMAKVFSWYDNEWGFSCRMIDLMRLMVKKG